The nucleotide sequence CAACGAGCCTCCGCAACGGCTCTGGCCAGGAAATCGATGACTTTGGGGGCCATGGCGTTGGCGTAGTTCCACCCGTATCCGCCGTGAGTCGTGACGAAGTCGTCTTCGAACGCGATGCCCGTCGACGACAACTTGCTGGCCAGCGTGAGCACTCCGTCAAAGCAGTAGGGGTCGGCCGGATCGCATAGCAACAGTTGCCGCCGGGGGTAGTTCAGCGGATGCAGGTGCAGGATGGCTGTCCGCTGTCGTGCGGCTTCCGCATTCTCGAAAAGCGTGTCGAGCGACGTGCCATGTCCCCACCAGGTTTCGAAATCGATCTTCGGCGAGATCGCGACGACGGCAGGAAACTTCCGGGCGTGACGGTAAGCCAGTTGCAGAGCCCCCTGCCCACCCATCTCGACGCCGCAGACACCAATCCGCGGAGGTTCGA is from Schlesneria sp. DSM 10557 and encodes:
- a CDS encoding alpha/beta hydrolase-fold protein, producing the protein MSWSTTQVSGKSVDVFVPGEDLKPAGIVLFLHGYDGVTIKDNPAYSNELAKHNLIGLSPLGEHCWWTDVVYPSYDPLTSPLDYLSEHIPKYCAERWQIEPPRIGVCGVEMGGQGALQLAYRHARKFPAVVAISPKIDFETWWGHGTSLDTLFENAEAARQRTAILHLHPLNYPRRQLLLCDPADPYCFDGVLTLASKLSSTGIAFEDDFVTTHGGYGWNYANAMAPKVIDFLARAVAEAR